Proteins encoded together in one Onychomys torridus chromosome 1, mOncTor1.1, whole genome shotgun sequence window:
- the Ms4a18 gene encoding membrane-spanning 4-domains subfamily A member 18 has product MNNEESVSAVNDPNNAHVTKPPHAVASGSRKKPLERTTYQAAKTLRYTEDRNLQNPHWVIQNPAGMTGLQAQPYSVGTAGVQCSPEITTAQVLPGDPQNPLNPQGSECVPEPTQTSSHPHWNMSSRPCFEFNPKKFINEEVRTLGGIQIIIGLFHIVSAVNPELYRSTTVLGISGYLIWGGLSFIISGFLSVWAAKDASSYLVSTNVGMNVISSIFSLLGIIIIIVDLCVSHSDNNLLTGCLKAISGGLLPFALLEFIITCMISRFGCQAVCLTHLESMTMASTKFSSNTVNMTNRPVYMTSGSVYMTNERVHTTNEPVNMTNRPVYTTNKHVHMTNGPVNMTDGPVNMTDGPVNMTDGPVNMTDGPVNSTSPDTNIPVQHTTPSNVPPRHSYKDRADLDKE; this is encoded by the exons ATGAACAATGAGGAGAGTGTGTCTGCTGTTAATGACCCAAATAATGCCCATGTCACCAAGCCTCCACATGCTGTGGCCTCTGGAAGCCGGAAGAAGCCTTTGGAAAGGACTACTTACCAGGCAGCAAAAACACTCCGGTATACAGAGGATAGAAACTTACAGAACCCACACTGGGTGATCCAGAATCCAGCTGGAATGACAGGCTTACAGGCCCAGCCGTACTCAGTGGGAACGGCTGGTGTGCAGTGCTCACCAGAAATAACAACTGCCCAGGTCCTGCCTGGAGACCCTCAGAATCCCCTGAACCCACAGGGATCAGAGTGTGTCCCAGAGCCAACACAGACATCGAGCCATCCACACTGGAACATGTCCTCTAGGCCCTGTTTTGAATTTAATCCCAAGAAATTCATAAATGAAGAAGTCAGAACATTAGGG GGCATCCAGATCATCATTGGCCTATTCCATATTGTGTCTGCAGTCAACCCTGAACTATACAGGAGTACTACTGTGCTGGGGATATCAGGGTACCTGATCTGGGGAGGACtgtct TTTATCATCTCTGGATTCCTCTCAGTCTGGGCTGCAAAGGATGCCAGCAGCTACCTG GTGAGCACCAACGTCGGCATGAATGTCATCAGTTCCATCTTCTCCCTTTTGGgcatcattattatcattgtaGATCTGTGTGTTTCCCACTCTGATAATAATTTACTAACG GGTTGTCTGAAGGCAATCTCTGGGGGTCTCCTCCCCTTCGCCCTCCTGGAATTCATCATCACCTGTATGATCTCACGTTTTGGGTGCCAGGCTGTCTGCTTGACCCATTTAGAG AGCATGACCATGGCCTCAACCAAGTTCAGTAGCAACACAGTCAACATGACCAATAGACCTGTCTATATGACCAGTGGATCTGTCTATATGACCAATGAACGTGTCCATACAACCAATGAACCTGTCAACATGACCAATAGACCTGTCTATACGACCAATAAACATGTCCATATGACCAATGGACCTGTCAACATGACTGATGGACCTGTCAACATGACCGATGGACCTGTCAACATGACCGATGGACCTGTCAACATGACCGATGGACCTGTCAACAGCACCAGCCCAGACACCAACATCCCAGTCCAGCACACCACCCCCAGTAATGTTCCCCCTAGACACTCATACAAAGATAGAGCTGATCTTGACAAGGAATAG